DNA from Drosophila suzukii chromosome 2R, CBGP_Dsuzu_IsoJpt1.0, whole genome shotgun sequence:
TCTTATATATATGTTGTAGTGATTTCAAAGGCATTTAACGGTTTTCGCAAAATACAACTTTCTATTCGAAGTTAAAAGAATTATCATTTTCATTAAAATGCTATAAAAAGAAACTAAACTAACTTGATAAGtctagtttttttttttgtaaaaattgtCAATACGTAATATTGTAAATTGGAACTTTTTTCAATGGGCATTTGAACTAAAATCTTTTAAAAGTGatgtaaaaaaatgtataatctTTTAACCTTGGAAAAGAAAACCGAAAAATGACCTGCTAGAGTATTTAAGTAGTGTTTCCTGTTGATAAATTACAGCTCTTCGTGCACATTGGAATGCTTGCGGTCCTTCTCTTTGGGAAATCCCCAGAAATAGGATGGAAAACCGTGAGAGTCTCGTTCCCGTTTCACGAAAGCCGAGTAAGAGGAAATGCAGTTACCGATAAAGTGGTTTGACTGTCCGAGAATGGCCAAATCCAGGTAGGGATCATCCTCCGGCAGCTTGTGCACACTAATGCCCATCCGACTGAGAGCCGAACTAAGTTCGCCAATCATATGGTTGGAGTCTGAGGCCACGAAAACCGATTTGATTTCGTTGTCCGGCTGAGTCTGGCGTACGTTCTTAATGGTCCTCTTTAGCTGGCGGATTATAGACTCCTTGGAGGGCATACAAAGTTCCGGATAGAGAGCTCCCCGCTCATTTTTGTAGCCCAAACACTGCGGCGAGGCGAACAGATGCTGGCTGTCCTTGACGTGCTCACAGGCTCTCACCCAATCAATGCCATTTCGCAGGTGAATGCCCACAAAGGCACCACGCGGCAGTTGCTCGCGGATGAAATCCTTAGAAGCGTCCCTGTACCTTTGGCTCCAGTGCAGGTAGCGCTGCAGTTTGCAGTTCTCCAGCTGGACAGGAAAACTAGCTGGAGCTCCGGTGAAGGCGAGCACAGGCCAGGATTCCGCAGGATATTTGGCCTGCCACTTGGCAGCCTCATTACTGTGGTGAACATCGAAATGCAGTGGCGCATAGAACTCGGACCTCACAAAGTCTATGTGGAAGGTGTCCCAAAAGGGACCGAATGGATTGCCATCCTTGGCGTGGCAATTGGGCTTTTCTGGATCGTTCTTCTCCTGCTGAAGGCTGTACCGCTCCTTGTAGCAGAAGGAAACACGTTCCGATTCAGGCCACAGGTCGTCGGCCAGGTGCCACATGAAATCCGCCATGGTGATGACGCGGTGGTACTCCTTCAGCGGCTCCACATCAAAATAGGTGTTGAATGGCACTTGGCGGGATCGAAGCTCGCCCCTGCGGTACTCCACCCATGGCGGCAGGATCAAAGTTCGGTTCAAGGCCTTGGCAAAGGCTAATGATCCCAGGAAGTGGTCGGCCTGGTTACCAAAGCGTCCTTAAAAAGATACGGTttagtttaattttttgattatttcCAAGTCGTACTTACCCATGCAGGGACAGTATGTAAGGTAGCCGTTGGGATCGCCTCCTAGTTGGGCACATGTTGAGCTTATTAATAGTAAAAATAAGTTTATTAAGCGGAGCTTCATTTTAAGCCACTGCATTCTGCCGGCTTCGTTTTCCTCTGACCAGGTGGCAGCTCTGTGCAAGAGGGTGGCTGATTAGAAACCTAAATATTTTGAACGCTTATTATTGGAATATGAATTGGTTAAAATACATATTCATTCTCATTCGAATTAATTAGGATGCTAAAGATATGTTATTTTTCACTAACTTACAAATTAATGTCTTAAATTGACACACCCTACTCACATGAGCCGGAATACATAGTCTGGCAACCTCCTTTTCTTCAATCAGCTGTAATTGTTATTCTATGAAATTTGacttatgtattttattttagactACTTTAGACGAAATTGAAGAGATTGCAGAATGTTTGGTCTGTAAGTATTTATCTGGAAAAGGTTATTAAAATTCTCATACATGTAATCCACAGCAAGGAGGCGCTCTGGTCTTATGGCAGTCGGACAAGACCATTTCGCATCTGCCGGCGCAACATAGCGGGTGAGGCTCCCCAGACGGAAGGGACTTTTAAATGGCGAAAGCCCATCGGACAGCACACAGGCATTAGCATTTACAACCATGGAATGCGGCAGAAGGTGCCCCTAATCCTGCGCAACCCCCAAATGGTCACCTGGTACACCTGCGGACCTACTGTCTATGACTCTGCCCATCTGGGCCATGCCAGCACCTACGTAAAGGTGGACATCCTACAGCGCATTCTTAGGGATTACTTCAAAATTAACCTTGTGACCGCCATGAACATCACGGACGTGGACGACAAGATTATCAAGAGGGCCCAGCTCGCCGGCCTCGACTGGCAGAAGATGGCACGAGCCTACGAGGCCGAGTTCCGGCAGGACATGCTGCGTCTCAATGTCCAGCCGCCGGATGTGCGCAGCCATGTGACCACCACCATGCCAGTTATTATACAGTTCATCCAACAGCTAATAGCTGAGGAGCAGGCCTACGTTACGCCGGACAAGTCCGTCTACTTTGATGTGTCCCAAAGCCAGAACTATGGAAAGCTACAGAAGCTGGATCCAAGCGAGGAGAAGTCAGACTCCGTTAAAAGAAGCAGCGCAGACTTTGCGCTGTGGAAGTCGCGGAAAAGCGGAAGCGAGCCTACCTGGTCGGCTCCTTGGGGTGGCGAGGGTCGGCCTGGCTGGCACATCGAATGCAGCGCCATTGCTGGTCTGTTCTTTGGCCGCCAGTTGGATTTCCATGCCGGTGGCCTTGACCTGCGCTTCCCCCACCACGAAAACGAGGAGGCGCAATGCTGTGCCCGCTACAAAACAGACCAGTGGGTAAACTACTGGCTGCACACCGGGCAGTTGCATATGGTGGGGGACCCGCAGAAGATGTCCAAGTCCTTGGGCAACACCATAACCGTCTCGGAACTCCTCAAGAAGTACACCGCTGATGAGTTTCGAATGGCTTGCCTGCTGTCCAACTACCGCAACGCCATGCCGTATAGTGATCAGTTGATGCAGACTGCTCGGCAGACCCTGCAGAGATTTAAAAACTTCCAGGCGGATTTGAGTGCCTATACACAGTTCCTCAAGCCCGTCCACTTAATGGACGAGGGTGCGCTGAAGGCCCAACTGGTCCATACGGTCACCGAGTTCGATAGATGTCTTCGAGATGACTTCGATACGCCTCGAGCTATCAGTGTGCTGATGGATCAGATGAGCAGCATCAGTCGTTGCATCAACGAGCAGCAGGTGGACGCCCATGAGGAGCCTGCATACTGCATGGATCTGCTTTTGGCAGCCGGTAACTTTATTAACCGGGCCGTTGTCTCGTTTGGTCTGTCGGAGTTGGTAGAAAGAGAATCATTGCAGGAGAAGGTCTCCTCTTACGATCACGGCATCGACCCCTCCCTTCTGGTGGATGATGTGTTAAGCATTCGAGGGAGGATGCGGGAGAATGCCACATCCGGAGATGTGAAAAACTTGCAACTATTGGCCGCCTGTGATGAGCTGAGGACCTTGCTCCAACAGCACGGCATACAAGTCCGCGACCACAAGAAGGGAAGCTCCTGGGTGTTTGCCGTGTCCTGTGAAAAACCTGATGATAAGAGCAAAAGCTCTGCAgaataaatgtaatttttttattctttggATCGTTGTTACATAAATGCATCTCTCATGCGTAGTCGAAAGGGTTGATCGGGTGCCACCGCGTGCTCCGCCTTGTAAAGGTCCTTAGTGATGAGGTAGTCGCGCACCAGCTTGAAGAAGGCACCCATGCTGGTGAAGGCCACAAAGCTGATAGAGAGCACAAAGTGCCACTCGACGCTTTCGGCGCTTAGAGATCCAATCTCCACAAGCAGCACGGCGGCCTGAAGAATGGCCAAAGTGGAGTAGATGATGGTGGGATTGTGAAAGAGTTTCTGCAAAAGTTACATTAAAAACTCATTAATGATCTCGGTCAAAAGAtgtgtttgtttttaaaaaccGGAGGTATAGGACCACAAGGTTTTGGATATACATATGTTGTAATACGAAATAGATTAGTAAACTTTTTGAAACCCAAAAATCAACTCTATATTACTTACATAGAATCTTGCATGGCTTGCGTTTCCCGGTGTGGCCACCGTAACCAGGCCCTGACTTCTGTACAGTCCCCCGTTGTGCTTTACCACGGTGCCGTGGTTGTAAGAGGAGTACTTGGACCAGGCGAGGGCATTAGCGGCCACTATCAACTGCGAAGGAGCCGGCTCCCGGTCGATGCGCTGCCAGCAGCCTAAATGCAAGGTAGCCCGATGCAAAGTATCACTATACTTGGCAGGATACAGAAATACGGCACAGAGACTGAAGGCGCCCAGACAAACGATGATGCAGTGCTGGGCAGCCCTGATTACATTATACTGGACACTGATGGCCAGACAGCAGGGCACCAGGCCGCTGTAGTATGCATTGAGCATGGAGGTGAAGATCAGCTGCTTGAAGCGCTTGTTAAAGTCATGACGCAGTGTCTCCACTTCGTCCCTAATGTTCACCGGATTGGTGGTGCAGCTGTGAACGGGGAGATCGTTAATGTACACGCCAGGCAGTTCGAATCTGGTGCGCAGGAAGGGCTCTAACTGGAAGCCGAAGATCAGCAGGTAGATGACGACTCTAAGGAAA
Protein-coding regions in this window:
- the CysRS-m gene encoding probable cysteine--tRNA ligase, mitochondrial isoform X1 gives rise to the protein MFGLKEALWSYGSRTRPFRICRRNIAGEAPQTEGTFKWRKPIGQHTGISIYNHGMRQKVPLILRNPQMVTWYTCGPTVYDSAHLGHASTYVKVDILQRILRDYFKINLVTAMNITDVDDKIIKRAQLAGLDWQKMARAYEAEFRQDMLRLNVQPPDVRSHVTTTMPVIIQFIQQLIAEEQAYVTPDKSVYFDVSQSQNYGKLQKLDPSEEKSDSVKRSSADFALWKSRKSGSEPTWSAPWGGEGRPGWHIECSAIAGLFFGRQLDFHAGGLDLRFPHHENEEAQCCARYKTDQWVNYWLHTGQLHMVGDPQKMSKSLGNTITVSELLKKYTADEFRMACLLSNYRNAMPYSDQLMQTARQTLQRFKNFQADLSAYTQFLKPVHLMDEGALKAQLVHTVTEFDRCLRDDFDTPRAISVLMDQMSSISRCINEQQVDAHEEPAYCMDLLLAAGNFINRAVVSFGLSELVERESLQEKVSSYDHGIDPSLLVDDVLSIRGRMRENATSGDVKNLQLLAACDELRTLLQQHGIQVRDHKKGSSWVFAVSCEKPDDKSKSSAE
- the CysRS-m gene encoding probable cysteine--tRNA ligase, mitochondrial isoform X2; the encoded protein is MRQKVPLILRNPQMVTWYTCGPTVYDSAHLGHASTYVKVDILQRILRDYFKINLVTAMNITDVDDKIIKRAQLAGLDWQKMARAYEAEFRQDMLRLNVQPPDVRSHVTTTMPVIIQFIQQLIAEEQAYVTPDKSVYFDVSQSQNYGKLQKLDPSEEKSDSVKRSSADFALWKSRKSGSEPTWSAPWGGEGRPGWHIECSAIAGLFFGRQLDFHAGGLDLRFPHHENEEAQCCARYKTDQWVNYWLHTGQLHMVGDPQKMSKSLGNTITVSELLKKYTADEFRMACLLSNYRNAMPYSDQLMQTARQTLQRFKNFQADLSAYTQFLKPVHLMDEGALKAQLVHTVTEFDRCLRDDFDTPRAISVLMDQMSSISRCINEQQVDAHEEPAYCMDLLLAAGNFINRAVVSFGLSELVERESLQEKVSSYDHGIDPSLLVDDVLSIRGRMRENATSGDVKNLQLLAACDELRTLLQQHGIQVRDHKKGSSWVFAVSCEKPDDKSKSSAE
- the O-fut1 gene encoding GDP-fucose protein O-fucosyltransferase 1; the encoded protein is MQWLKMKLRLINLFLLLISSTCAQLGGDPNGYLTYCPCMGRFGNQADHFLGSLAFAKALNRTLILPPWVEYRRGELRSRQVPFNTYFDVEPLKEYHRVITMADFMWHLADDLWPESERVSFCYKERYSLQQEKNDPEKPNCHAKDGNPFGPFWDTFHIDFVRSEFYAPLHFDVHHSNEAAKWQAKYPAESWPVLAFTGAPASFPVQLENCKLQRYLHWSQRYRDASKDFIREQLPRGAFVGIHLRNGIDWVRACEHVKDSQHLFASPQCLGYKNERGALYPELCMPSKESIIRQLKRTIKNVRQTQPDNEIKSVFVASDSNHMIGELSSALSRMGISVHKLPEDDPYLDLAILGQSNHFIGNCISSYSAFVKRERDSHGFPSYFWGFPKEKDRKHSNVHEEL
- the LOC108010194 gene encoding transmembrane protein 39A-B; the protein is MTYDERSSDGSSSSETQDSYAHLLASKPGQSQTPATAMPKHIPFPEHATTSEWLSELIMCAFTMGSAIVQFINIYRTNWWLPQAHTRHMVNIELIDPYLRYLLFILNTRRLIYCLLLVKIRNGNEKSQQFIRLGIKYGFGGLVQLALGFCALKLYQQHTYILLLFLSYPVVIYLLIFGFQLEPFLRTRFELPGVYINDLPVHSCTTNPVNIRDEVETLRHDFNKRFKQLIFTSMLNAYYSGLVPCCLAISVQYNVIRAAQHCIIVCLGAFSLCAVFLYPAKYSDTLHRATLHLGCWQRIDREPAPSQLIVAANALAWSKYSSYNHGTVVKHNGGLYRSQGLVTVATPGNASHARFYKLFHNPTIIYSTLAILQAAVLLVEIGSLSAESVEWHFVLSISFVAFTSMGAFFKLVRDYLITKDLYKAEHAVAPDQPFRLRMRDAFM